A region from the Wansuia hejianensis genome encodes:
- the frr gene encoding ribosome recycling factor, translating to MNERIQMYDTKMTKTIANLNSELGTIRAGRANPHVLDRIMVDYYGVATSLQQVANITVPEARMIQIQPWESSLIKEITKAIQTSDLGINPNTDGKVIRLVFPELTEERRKELVKDVKKKGEAAKVAIRNIRRDANDAFKKLEKEDVSEDEIKKLGEEVQKLTDKYIKDVDKTIEEKSKEILTV from the coding sequence ATGAACGAGAGAATTCAGATGTATGACACGAAAATGACGAAAACCATCGCGAACCTGAACAGCGAACTGGGCACGATCCGGGCCGGACGCGCCAATCCTCATGTTCTGGACAGGATCATGGTGGATTATTACGGGGTGGCAACTTCCCTCCAGCAGGTGGCCAATATCACCGTTCCGGAGGCCCGGATGATACAGATCCAGCCCTGGGAGTCTTCATTGATTAAGGAGATCACAAAAGCGATCCAGACGTCGGATCTGGGCATTAATCCCAACACGGACGGCAAGGTCATCCGCCTGGTATTCCCGGAACTGACGGAGGAGCGCAGAAAAGAGCTGGTGAAGGATGTGAAGAAGAAAGGTGAGGCAGCGAAGGTTGCGATCCGCAACATCCGCCGGGATGCCAATGACGCGTTTAAGAAGCTGGAGAAGGAAGACGTATCTGAGGATGAGATCAAGAAGCTTGGCGAGGAAGTCCAGAAGCTGACGGACAAATATATCAAAGATGTGGATAAGACAATAGAAGAGAAATCCAAAGAGATTTTAACGGTATAA
- the uppS gene encoding polyprenyl diphosphate synthase yields MKLPNHIAIILDGNGRWAKNKGMPRSYGHVVGCDNLEKMCNTICEMGVRYLTVYAFSTENWKRSQEEIKVLMNLFRRYLKRCERSAKKNQMRVKIIGDPGGLEPDIQRSICELEDMSRDYDKMFFQIALNYGGRDEILRAVTRLAEDARQGKVPEGKVSEETFDSYLDTAGIPDPDLLIRTSGEQRLSNFLLWQLAYTEFYFTDVPWPAFDKKELAKAIEKYNERDRRYGGVKGQKPEEGASCL; encoded by the coding sequence ATGAAGTTACCAAATCATATTGCGATTATACTGGATGGGAACGGACGCTGGGCGAAAAATAAGGGGATGCCCAGAAGCTATGGCCATGTAGTGGGCTGTGACAATCTGGAGAAGATGTGCAATACTATCTGTGAGATGGGGGTCCGCTATCTGACCGTCTATGCCTTTTCCACGGAGAACTGGAAGAGATCCCAGGAAGAGATTAAGGTATTGATGAACTTATTCCGAAGGTATCTGAAGCGTTGTGAGAGAAGTGCGAAGAAGAACCAGATGCGGGTGAAGATCATAGGTGATCCGGGGGGGCTGGAGCCGGATATACAGAGAAGCATCTGTGAACTGGAGGATATGTCCAGGGATTACGACAAAATGTTTTTTCAGATCGCCCTGAATTATGGAGGCAGGGATGAGATCCTCCGGGCGGTGACCCGGCTGGCGGAGGATGCCCGTCAGGGGAAGGTGCCGGAGGGGAAGGTCAGCGAAGAGACGTTTGACTCCTATCTGGATACGGCCGGGATACCTGACCCTGATCTGCTGATCCGCACCAGCGGGGAGCAGCGGTTGTCGAATTTCCTGCTCTGGCAGCTGGCGTATACGGAATTCTACTTTACGGATGTTCCCTGGCCTGCTTTTGATAAAAAGGAATTGGCCAAGGCTATTGAAAAATATAATGAGAGAGACAGACGGTACGGCGGCGTGAAGGGACAGAAGCCGGAGGAGGGAGCGTCATGTTTGTAA
- a CDS encoding zinc-ribbon domain-containing protein → MFCRNCGKEIPNGINFCNHCGAAQNVSSSQDTQSFYQTNEAQQSTVDSQPMHAEPRPPKKKSKGTLRFIIPIAVVAVAFVIGYFATGANKLKQPTAFAPPTIHDPVDLPSPSINEDAMEDSSEDNIVGAKELAKETFRFSNEIGEAWVTFHYTEDNIVASIVGSITYNDLSLVDTNMLNDLKSDAENAQSYLDELGAGPASSVFVQESPEKFNLTYSFTGLTSDTDMAELAAAFIGFETLGGEIPLETAEAAMTGFGYTLE, encoded by the coding sequence ATGTTTTGCAGAAACTGTGGAAAGGAAATTCCAAACGGCATTAATTTTTGCAATCACTGCGGAGCGGCTCAAAATGTTAGTTCTTCGCAAGATACGCAATCGTTTTATCAGACGAATGAGGCACAGCAATCAACGGTGGATTCACAACCTATGCATGCTGAACCCCGCCCGCCGAAGAAGAAAAGCAAAGGGACTCTTAGATTTATCATCCCTATAGCAGTCGTTGCAGTTGCATTTGTAATCGGTTATTTTGCTACGGGAGCCAATAAACTAAAGCAGCCAACCGCATTTGCCCCCCCTACAATTCATGATCCTGTAGATCTTCCGAGTCCGTCGATTAATGAAGATGCGATGGAAGATTCATCAGAAGATAACATTGTAGGAGCAAAAGAGCTGGCGAAAGAAACATTTCGTTTCAGCAATGAAATTGGAGAAGCGTGGGTAACTTTTCATTATACAGAAGATAATATTGTTGCCTCTATCGTAGGCAGCATAACCTATAATGATCTCTCACTTGTTGATACAAATATGCTTAATGATTTGAAAAGCGATGCAGAAAATGCCCAGTCATATCTAGATGAATTAGGAGCTGGCCCTGCTTCATCTGTTTTTGTGCAGGAATCACCAGAGAAATTCAATCTTACATATAGTTTTACCGGATTAACGTCTGATACGGATATGGCAGAACTGGCAGCAGCATTTATAGGGTTTGAAACTTTAGGTGGGGAAATACCCTTAGAAACTGCTGAAGCGGCAATGACTGGTTTTGGCTATACGCTGGAATGA
- the rseP gene encoding RIP metalloprotease RseP, translating into MKFVIAILILSAVIIFHELGHFLLAKANHIIVTEFAIGMGPKLLSFTKGDTTYALKLLPFGGSCSMLGEDEDESQEGSFNNASVWRRMSVIAAGPVFNFILAFLVAVVVISVVGADPARVTEVTEQSPAAEAGLQPGDIITRYEGNGIANGRELYTDIDMDGVPLDTVTLTYKRDGKSYTVSYVPEATTRWMLGYYYNPDSDKVEITSLMRGYPMEQAGFQAGDVITGVNGTAVASAADLAEYWEQYPMDGKTLRISYERDGLEYEAEVTPSEKTNASLGFNFNLAREKMSPVSTLKYSFGEMNYWVHLTVKSLKSLITGTYSINDLSGPIGVVDTIGQVYEETKSEGGVIASMTMLNMLILLSANLGVMNLLPLPALDGGRLIFLVIEAVRRKPVKRNIEGMIHFAGLVLLMVLMVYVAFNDVRRIF; encoded by the coding sequence TTGAAATTTGTTATCGCGATTCTGATACTGAGCGCAGTGATTATATTTCATGAACTGGGGCATTTTCTGCTGGCGAAGGCAAACCATATTATAGTGACGGAGTTTGCCATCGGTATGGGACCGAAGCTCCTTTCCTTCACGAAGGGAGATACGACTTATGCGCTGAAGCTTTTGCCTTTCGGAGGCTCCTGTTCCATGCTGGGAGAAGATGAAGATGAATCGCAGGAGGGGAGCTTTAACAATGCTTCTGTCTGGCGGCGTATGTCGGTGATCGCAGCGGGGCCGGTCTTCAATTTTATACTGGCATTTCTGGTGGCGGTTGTGGTCATCAGCGTCGTAGGTGCGGACCCGGCCAGAGTCACAGAGGTGACAGAACAGTCTCCGGCGGCAGAGGCCGGCCTGCAGCCGGGAGATATCATCACCCGGTATGAGGGCAACGGTATCGCCAATGGGAGGGAACTGTATACGGACATAGATATGGACGGAGTGCCGCTGGATACGGTAACACTGACCTACAAGCGCGACGGGAAATCTTATACTGTAAGCTATGTTCCAGAGGCTACGACCCGGTGGATGCTGGGTTATTACTATAATCCAGACAGTGATAAGGTGGAGATCACTTCGCTGATGCGGGGATATCCCATGGAGCAGGCCGGATTTCAGGCAGGGGATGTGATCACAGGTGTGAATGGCACTGCGGTTGCCAGCGCTGCCGATCTGGCGGAATATTGGGAGCAGTATCCTATGGATGGAAAGACACTGCGAATTTCCTATGAACGGGATGGGCTGGAGTATGAGGCGGAGGTGACTCCTTCAGAAAAGACGAATGCGTCGCTGGGGTTCAACTTTAACCTGGCCCGTGAGAAGATGTCTCCGGTCAGCACATTAAAATACAGTTTTGGGGAGATGAATTATTGGGTCCATTTGACTGTGAAATCATTGAAAAGTCTGATTACCGGAACATATTCCATCAATGACCTTTCCGGGCCTATTGGAGTGGTGGATACGATCGGCCAGGTCTATGAAGAGACGAAGAGCGAGGGTGGCGTAATCGCCAGCATGACAATGCTGAATATGCTGATACTGCTGTCAGCCAACCTGGGCGTGATGAATCTGCTTCCGCTGCCGGCGCTGGATGGGGGAAGGCTGATCTTCTTGGTGATCGAGGCGGTCAGGCGAAAACCGGTGAAAAGGAATATTGAGGGCATGATCCACTTTGCGGGGCTGGTGCTGCTGATGGTTCTAATGGTGTATGTGGCCTTTAACGATGTGAGACGGATATTTTAA
- a CDS encoding peptidoglycan-binding protein — protein MSDAWIRTAEVNPSDQVDRGKLQIIVNTSIQNRPVADARVSISYTGNPEQTIEELRTDNNGRTPMAELPTPPLEYSMEPGMNQPYSEYTVRITASGFAPVEVSGSELLPGQLSRQPVQLVPLTPEEPYEDIVIPAHTLYGEYPEKIPEDEIKPMDESGEIVLSRVVVPEYVVVHDGAPSDSTAQDYYVRYRDYIKNVASSEIYATWPLATIEANVLAIMSFTLNRVYTEWYRNKGYDFTITSSTAYDHKWMHGRNIFDSISYVVDEIFADYLSRPNVKQPILTQYCDGQRVQCPNWMSQWGSKYLGDQGYSAIQILRNYYGQDMYINTAEEISGIPASWPGYDLDIGASGAKVRQLQEQLNTIAEVYSSIPAVNVDGVYSEATKEAVQAFQEVFGLPASGIVDYPTWYKVQEIYVAVTRIAELL, from the coding sequence ATGAGTGACGCTTGGATCAGAACAGCGGAGGTAAACCCGTCGGATCAGGTCGACAGAGGAAAACTGCAGATTATAGTAAATACGAGCATACAAAACAGGCCGGTGGCAGACGCCCGGGTTTCCATTTCTTATACCGGGAATCCTGAGCAAACAATCGAAGAACTGAGAACGGACAACAACGGCAGGACGCCGATGGCAGAATTGCCGACCCCACCTCTGGAATACAGCATGGAGCCTGGAATGAACCAGCCTTATTCGGAATATACGGTCAGGATCACCGCATCCGGATTTGCGCCCGTCGAGGTTTCAGGTTCTGAGCTCTTGCCGGGACAGCTGTCCCGGCAGCCGGTGCAGCTGGTTCCTTTGACGCCGGAGGAGCCGTATGAAGATATCGTGATACCTGCGCACACCCTGTATGGGGAATATCCGGAGAAGATACCGGAGGATGAGATCAAGCCCATGGACGAGAGCGGGGAGATCGTGCTGAGCCGGGTGGTGGTTCCGGAATATGTGGTAGTTCATGATGGCGCGCCATCCGATTCAACGGCTCAGGATTATTATGTCCGGTACCGGGATTATATTAAGAATGTTGCTAGCAGCGAGATTTATGCCACATGGCCGCTGGCTACGATTGAGGCCAATGTCCTGGCGATCATGTCGTTTACTCTGAACCGGGTCTATACGGAGTGGTACCGGAACAAAGGGTATGACTTTACGATCACATCTTCCACAGCGTATGATCACAAATGGATGCATGGCAGGAATATCTTTGACAGTATTTCTTATGTGGTTGATGAGATATTCGCCGATTATTTGTCGAGGCCGAATGTGAAACAGCCGATTCTGACCCAATACTGCGACGGTCAGAGGGTGCAGTGCCCGAACTGGATGAGTCAGTGGGGATCGAAGTATCTGGGTGATCAGGGGTACAGCGCGATTCAGATTCTAAGGAATTATTACGGCCAGGATATGTATATCAATACGGCAGAAGAAATATCGGGCATTCCGGCCTCCTGGCCTGGTTATGATCTGGATATCGGAGCTTCCGGGGCGAAGGTGCGCCAGCTGCAGGAGCAGCTGAACACGATTGCGGAGGTTTATTCTTCGATCCCTGCAGTGAATGTGGACGGAGTTTATTCAGAGGCTACCAAGGAGGCGGTCCAGGCATTTCAGGAGGTGTTCGGATTGCCGGCATCCGGAATTGTAGATTATCCGACCTGGTATAAGGTGCAGGAAATCTATGTGGCAGTGACGAGAATTGCGGAGCTGCTGTGA
- the pyrH gene encoding UMP kinase, giving the protein MKRVLLKLSGEALAGEKKTGFDEAVVTEVAKQVKTLVDEGIQIGIVIGGGNFWRGRTSKNIDRTKADQIGMLATVMNCIYVSEIFRSQGMMTSILTPFACGEFTKMFSKDRTNKYFAHNMVVFFAGGTGHPYFSTDTSTVLRAIEIEADTILLAKAVDGVYDCDPKDHPDARKYPEVSIQEVIDRQLKVVDLTASIMCMENKMPMIVFGLNEKDSIVNAAHGIITGTRVTVE; this is encoded by the coding sequence ATGAAAAGAGTATTATTAAAACTGAGCGGTGAAGCGCTGGCGGGAGAGAAAAAGACCGGATTCGATGAAGCTGTTGTGACAGAAGTGGCGAAGCAGGTGAAGACTCTGGTGGATGAGGGTATCCAGATCGGAATTGTTATCGGCGGCGGCAATTTCTGGAGAGGCAGAACGAGCAAGAATATTGACCGCACAAAGGCGGACCAGATCGGAATGCTGGCGACGGTCATGAACTGTATCTATGTGTCAGAGATATTCCGTTCACAGGGGATGATGACATCGATTCTGACTCCTTTCGCGTGCGGGGAATTCACGAAGATGTTTTCAAAGGACCGCACGAATAAATATTTCGCTCATAATATGGTGGTGTTTTTCGCGGGTGGTACCGGTCATCCGTATTTTTCAACAGATACCAGCACCGTTCTTCGGGCCATAGAGATCGAGGCTGACACGATTCTGCTGGCGAAGGCTGTGGACGGAGTCTATGACTGTGATCCGAAGGATCATCCTGATGCCAGGAAATATCCGGAGGTATCCATACAGGAAGTCATCGACAGGCAGCTGAAGGTTGTGGATCTGACAGCTTCCATCATGTGCATGGAGAACAAGATGCCAATGATCGTCTTCGGGCTGAATGAGAAGGACAGCATTGTGAATGCCGCACATGGCATCATCACAGGAACCAGGGTAACGGTAGAATAA
- a CDS encoding zinc ribbon domain-containing protein has protein sequence MFCQNCGKEIPENIKFCNYCGSSQSSDFTRDAKSEQTNAETHSAANPRPVQQTSQPPRMKKSGAAKIIIGIAVVIVAFVIGYFATGANKLKQPTAFDTPDNFEFDEPQNPSIEDNADDDLSESIPTENSTDGYPGESTDWLVGSAGKSMITFDFKNSKVNLIRGHIYSADVPGGDNFVQAAEEARVQLETLTTDGLLYLDNSSQVKISEEPKSGGYRIDFVFSCLDRDQNVAELAATLLGLEMEDGEIDYVTASFNVTDRFGFTGGGVCGSGNKRFEFKDSNGNYCTIDMYHEEDSVYVSKVRFEMGIESDSDSYADMTSKYMTLEKAIRESDSSKIINIGERQDYEVGDFFWTYMDFGCLDEGNPDAVAFVESCIGVPVQDGFLMTDECEQFLLDKGFEITEQDERSYMD, from the coding sequence ATGTTTTGCCAAAACTGCGGGAAAGAGATTCCTGAAAATATAAAATTCTGTAATTATTGCGGTTCATCTCAGAGCAGCGATTTCACACGGGATGCGAAATCAGAACAAACGAATGCAGAAACGCACTCGGCAGCAAATCCAAGACCCGTGCAGCAGACTTCACAGCCTCCGAGAATGAAGAAAAGCGGAGCTGCAAAAATTATTATCGGCATTGCTGTTGTAATAGTGGCTTTCGTAATTGGTTATTTTGCCACAGGCGCTAATAAATTAAAGCAACCAACTGCGTTCGATACTCCAGACAATTTTGAATTTGATGAACCCCAGAACCCTTCTATAGAGGATAATGCGGATGATGATTTATCAGAGAGTATTCCAACAGAAAATAGCACAGACGGATATCCAGGTGAGTCAACTGACTGGCTCGTTGGCAGCGCAGGTAAATCCATGATCACTTTTGATTTTAAGAATAGCAAGGTGAATCTGATTCGGGGGCATATTTACAGCGCGGATGTTCCCGGTGGTGATAATTTTGTACAAGCGGCTGAAGAAGCTAGGGTTCAATTGGAAACATTAACCACAGATGGCTTGCTATATCTGGATAATTCTTCACAGGTAAAGATCTCTGAAGAACCGAAATCCGGTGGCTACAGGATCGACTTTGTATTCAGTTGTTTGGACAGAGATCAAAATGTGGCAGAACTGGCAGCAACACTTCTAGGACTGGAAATGGAAGATGGAGAAATTGATTATGTGACAGCGTCTTTTAACGTGACGGATCGTTTCGGTTTTACTGGCGGAGGTGTTTGCGGATCGGGAAATAAACGTTTTGAGTTTAAAGATTCCAATGGAAACTATTGCACAATTGATATGTATCACGAGGAAGATTCTGTTTATGTTAGTAAAGTTAGATTTGAAATGGGCATTGAATCGGATTCAGACAGCTATGCAGATATGACTTCAAAATATATGACGCTGGAGAAGGCAATCAGAGAGAGCGATTCGTCAAAAATCATCAATATTGGGGAAAGACAGGATTATGAGGTGGGCGATTTTTTCTGGACTTATATGGATTTTGGATGTCTGGATGAAGGAAATCCCGATGCAGTTGCTTTTGTTGAGTCATGCATTGGTGTCCCCGTACAAGATGGATTTTTGATGACAGATGAATGTGAGCAGTTTTTGTTAGATAAGGGATTCGAAATAACAGAGCAGGATGAACGCTCGTATATGGATTGA
- a CDS encoding phosphatidate cytidylyltransferase — MFVTRLISGVILVAVALLTICSGGWVLYFTMLALSLIGAGELYRAMKVREEKPFGLLELAGYISIILYYVSLVLMFGAFQMMAVILGLVILMFVYVFAYPRYHAHQVMAAFFGIIYVGVMLACIYQTRMLPGGTFHVWLIFLCSWGCDTCAYCAGMLFGKHKMAPVLSPKKSVEGAVGGVTGSVILGLLYALITRGPLLQYAVICGIGALISMVGDLAASAIKRNMEIKDYGKLIPGHGGILDRFDSVIFTAPVIYYLSVILM, encoded by the coding sequence ATGTTTGTAACGAGATTAATCAGCGGCGTCATTCTGGTGGCAGTGGCGCTTCTGACCATATGCAGCGGCGGCTGGGTGTTGTATTTTACAATGCTTGCTCTGTCCCTGATCGGAGCCGGGGAACTGTACAGAGCCATGAAGGTCCGTGAAGAGAAGCCCTTTGGGCTTCTGGAGCTGGCGGGCTACATCAGCATTATTCTGTACTATGTGAGCCTTGTCCTGATGTTCGGCGCGTTTCAGATGATGGCTGTGATACTGGGCCTGGTGATTCTGATGTTTGTCTATGTGTTTGCCTATCCGCGTTACCACGCCCATCAGGTGATGGCGGCTTTTTTTGGAATCATATATGTGGGAGTGATGCTGGCCTGCATTTATCAGACGAGAATGCTGCCGGGCGGGACTTTCCATGTATGGCTGATTTTCCTGTGCTCCTGGGGCTGCGATACGTGTGCCTACTGCGCGGGAATGCTTTTTGGAAAACACAAGATGGCGCCTGTCCTGAGCCCTAAGAAATCGGTGGAAGGCGCAGTGGGTGGAGTAACAGGTTCTGTGATTCTGGGGCTGCTGTACGCGTTGATCACCAGGGGGCCGCTTTTGCAGTATGCGGTTATCTGCGGGATCGGGGCTTTGATCTCCATGGTAGGTGATCTTGCGGCTTCAGCGATCAAGAGAAATATGGAAATCAAGGATTACGGAAAGCTGATACCGGGTCACGGTGGGATACTGGACCGGTTTGACAGCGTGATATTTACGGCGCCAGTCATTTATTATCTGTCCGTTATTCTGATGTGA
- a CDS encoding GNAT family N-acetyltransferase: MLTIRKMTPDDEAVIVPMVYGFYQSDAVDHPVPIENVRRSFHAAVEDGTLLEGFALEDESGIVGFAYLSKYFACEVGGVNMMLEEIYFSPEARGKGYGTEFLQWMEKEYPEVRRFRLEVTDSNQAAARLYERMGYHFINYGQMVKDL, encoded by the coding sequence ATGTTAACAATAAGGAAAATGACGCCCGATGATGAAGCAGTGATTGTTCCTATGGTATACGGATTTTATCAGAGCGATGCGGTGGATCATCCGGTTCCGATTGAGAATGTGAGACGGAGCTTTCACGCGGCGGTGGAGGACGGCACTCTGCTGGAGGGCTTTGCGCTGGAGGATGAGTCCGGAATTGTGGGATTTGCTTATCTGAGCAAATATTTTGCCTGCGAGGTGGGCGGTGTGAATATGATGCTAGAGGAAATCTATTTTTCACCGGAAGCCAGAGGAAAGGGCTATGGAACGGAGTTCCTGCAGTGGATGGAAAAAGAGTATCCTGAGGTTAGGCGTTTTCGGCTGGAAGTGACGGACAGCAACCAGGCGGCGGCCCGCCTCTATGAGAGAATGGGGTATCATTTTATCAATTACGGGCAAATGGTGAAGGACCTGTGA
- a CDS encoding recombinase family protein produces the protein MNMNIYGYVRVSSTDQNEDRQMVALREVPVPEKNIFVDKQSGKDFDRLSYKKLMKKLKAGDLLYVLSIDRLGRNYKEIQEQWRLLAQEKEIDICVLDMPLLDTRNGKDLMGTFIADLVLQILSFVAQSERENIKKRQAEGIAVAKAKGVKFGRPEKAVPEDFGKLIRIWEQKKISFSEVLKRCDISESTFYRRLREYRLLRDGKQG, from the coding sequence ATGAACATGAATATTTATGGTTATGTACGGGTATCCAGTACAGACCAGAATGAGGACCGCCAGATGGTCGCTCTGCGGGAAGTGCCGGTTCCCGAAAAAAATATTTTCGTGGACAAACAGTCCGGCAAGGACTTTGACCGCCTCAGCTACAAAAAGCTGATGAAAAAGCTGAAAGCCGGGGATCTTTTGTATGTTCTCAGCATCGACCGATTGGGGCGGAATTACAAAGAAATCCAGGAACAGTGGAGGCTGCTGGCGCAGGAGAAAGAAATCGACATCTGCGTGCTGGACATGCCGCTATTGGATACTCGGAATGGCAAAGACCTGATGGGAACCTTTATCGCAGACCTTGTGCTGCAGATCCTGTCCTTTGTGGCGCAGAGCGAACGGGAGAATATCAAAAAGCGACAGGCGGAGGGCATTGCTGTCGCAAAGGCAAAGGGTGTGAAGTTCGGCAGGCCGGAAAAGGCTGTGCCGGAGGATTTTGGGAAACTCATCAGAATATGGGAACAAAAGAAGATTTCTTTTTCGGAAGTCCTGAAACGGTGTGATATAAGCGAATCGACCTTTTACCGCAGGCTGCGGGAATACCGGCTTCTACGGGACGGAAAGCAAGGCTGA
- a CDS encoding zinc ribbon domain-containing protein has product MDEFLKNLDAMSIEELEHVISSAQMLIQKKQQEAIRLAELEKQRQEQERLEAERKKQEEIAALQRRLKELQGNTQSDNQPKVQEDTTHEKAQQSIQQDTSAAFAAAESEETKTALAKGQGYSMISCPECHKLLPSDSRFCFYCGGDIAQKKESKPVDFAESFSSQFGSSSSVKTFTLCTNCRTPVPSGSQFCQNCGKPIGSASQDTKPQQNVPKKTTVYMGDDMKKWDTLAGESDVLAWKETSLLLPEKLPFAHIKVTTQRILISSESRMSRGARNSSLLAYAATSANEHGKPWAMIPLECVRSFRQSGKTEITIDADKTFKFVVMGSSLTFGKAKTYTSDIYEALRKVMPDKAL; this is encoded by the coding sequence ATGGATGAATTTTTAAAAAACTTAGACGCTATGTCAATTGAGGAGCTTGAGCATGTGATTTCAAGCGCGCAAATGCTGATACAGAAAAAACAGCAGGAAGCAATACGATTGGCAGAGCTTGAAAAGCAGCGCCAGGAGCAGGAACGTTTGGAGGCAGAACGCAAGAAGCAGGAAGAAATTGCTGCATTGCAAAGAAGATTGAAAGAACTGCAGGGCAATACACAAAGCGACAACCAGCCAAAGGTGCAGGAGGATACCACGCATGAAAAGGCTCAGCAGAGTATTCAGCAGGATACATCTGCGGCATTTGCAGCTGCGGAGTCAGAAGAAACGAAAACCGCTCTGGCAAAGGGTCAGGGATATAGTATGATTTCTTGTCCCGAGTGCCATAAATTACTCCCATCCGATAGCCGGTTCTGCTTCTATTGCGGCGGAGACATAGCTCAGAAAAAAGAATCAAAACCAGTAGATTTTGCGGAATCTTTTTCTTCCCAATTTGGATCTTCAAGTTCAGTAAAGACGTTTACGCTCTGCACGAATTGCCGTACGCCGGTACCTTCCGGGAGTCAATTTTGCCAAAATTGCGGCAAACCGATTGGCAGTGCCAGTCAGGATACGAAGCCGCAGCAAAATGTACCTAAAAAGACTACCGTCTATATGGGCGACGACATGAAAAAATGGGATACGCTTGCCGGTGAGAGCGATGTACTTGCATGGAAAGAGACATCTCTTTTATTACCGGAAAAACTGCCGTTTGCACACATAAAAGTAACAACGCAGAGGATTCTGATCTCTTCCGAAAGCAGAATGTCGCGAGGCGCAAGGAACAGCAGCCTGTTAGCATATGCCGCTACCAGTGCCAACGAACATGGAAAACCGTGGGCGATGATACCCCTGGAGTGTGTCAGGTCGTTCAGGCAGAGCGGCAAAACCGAGATCACCATTGACGCTGATAAAACCTTTAAATTTGTTGTTATGGGTTCGAGCTTGACCTTTGGCAAAGCGAAGACATACACAAGCGATATCTATGAAGCGCTTAGAAAAGTTATGCCTGACAAGGCATTATAA